Proteins from one Azospirillum brasilense genomic window:
- a CDS encoding DUF3618 domain-containing protein — protein sequence MNRATDPYADTMGGVAAGNTANTTPTSDAPVSPQGRRGTDEIEQDIHAIRGRMDAVLDEIEFRLSPGQMSGGVIEVVRDVVEGNPSRMARAIRSNPWPLAVMAAGALWFAWTVSRTPEVEPTVSGHASGRVADGTTQDVLSVLVAACRQGATGFRQADMVLDDPGLRARLTQVANQFDRSAAALEAELVRRGGGQDLRIPVHAVWRDLDTELGGARTRGGLLRGLESGVEGTLGLFRNSLHDDLPEDLTVIVGAHFHEIETVRHRVGALREAVA from the coding sequence ATGAACCGAGCCACCGATCCGTATGCCGACACCATGGGCGGCGTCGCGGCGGGCAACACAGCAAACACAACACCCACATCCGACGCCCCGGTATCGCCGCAGGGCCGGCGCGGGACGGATGAGATCGAGCAGGACATCCACGCCATCCGTGGTCGCATGGACGCGGTTCTCGACGAGATCGAGTTCCGCCTGTCGCCCGGCCAGATGTCGGGAGGGGTCATCGAGGTCGTGCGGGACGTGGTGGAGGGCAACCCGTCGCGCATGGCCCGCGCCATTCGCTCCAACCCTTGGCCTCTGGCCGTGATGGCGGCGGGCGCCCTGTGGTTCGCCTGGACCGTTTCGCGCACGCCTGAGGTCGAGCCGACCGTTTCGGGGCACGCTTCGGGACGGGTCGCCGATGGAACGACCCAGGATGTGCTGAGCGTTCTGGTCGCCGCGTGCCGCCAGGGGGCCACAGGGTTCCGCCAAGCCGATATGGTGCTGGACGATCCCGGTTTGAGGGCGCGGCTGACCCAGGTTGCCAACCAGTTCGATCGCAGCGCCGCCGCCCTGGAAGCGGAATTGGTGCGCCGCGGCGGTGGGCAGGATCTGCGGATTCCCGTCCACGCGGTCTGGCGTGACCTGGATACGGAACTGGGTGGTGCGCGGACGCGCGGCGGACTGCTCCGTGGGTTGGAAAGCGGTGTGGAGGGCACGCTCGGGCTGTTCCGCAACAGCTTGCACGATGACCTCCCAGAAGACCTGACGGTGATCGTTGGCGCCCATTTCCACGAGATTGAGACGGTGCGCCACCGTGTCGGCGCGTTGCGCGAAGCGGTCGCGTGA
- a CDS encoding DUF1624 domain-containing protein — protein MTTRRVGVIDVARGVALLAMAVYHGSWDLTYLGLADFDLFGDPLWLAARTVILGSFLILSGLSLTLAAGDGIDRRRFLRRFALLVLAAGGVSAISMVMFPDSPIFFGVLHHMAVASLIGLALLRLPWPALLLLGVVVIALGETVALPLFDEPWLRWIGLMTFAPESNDYVPLIPWFGGFLFGMALGRLWHPGPARTPGGAVGRGFAWAGRHSLAVYLLHQPALFGLLSLLAMGIGADPADIRSFQTSCVATCTASGGEAAHCTATCRCVSDDLNRAGLWSDFVHDRLTADSARKVDGVIQSCGSR, from the coding sequence ATGACGACGCGGCGCGTCGGCGTCATCGACGTGGCGCGCGGCGTGGCTCTGCTGGCCATGGCCGTCTATCACGGTTCCTGGGACCTGACGTATCTGGGACTGGCGGATTTCGACCTGTTCGGCGACCCGCTCTGGCTGGCCGCGCGCACCGTCATCCTCGGCAGTTTCCTGATCCTGTCGGGCCTCAGCCTCACCCTGGCGGCGGGGGACGGCATCGACCGGCGCCGCTTCCTGCGGCGCTTCGCCCTGCTCGTCCTGGCCGCGGGCGGTGTGTCGGCGATATCGATGGTCATGTTTCCGGACAGCCCGATCTTTTTCGGCGTGCTGCACCATATGGCGGTGGCGAGCCTGATCGGCCTCGCTCTGCTGCGCCTTCCCTGGCCGGCGCTTCTGTTGCTCGGCGTGGTGGTGATTGCGCTGGGCGAAACGGTCGCCCTGCCGCTGTTCGATGAGCCCTGGCTGCGCTGGATCGGGCTGATGACTTTCGCGCCGGAATCGAACGATTACGTGCCGCTCATTCCGTGGTTCGGCGGCTTCCTGTTCGGTATGGCGCTGGGGCGCCTGTGGCATCCAGGGCCGGCGAGGACTCCGGGCGGAGCGGTCGGACGCGGGTTCGCCTGGGCCGGACGACACAGCTTGGCGGTCTATCTGCTGCACCAGCCCGCGCTGTTCGGCCTTCTGTCCTTGCTGGCGATGGGAATTGGCGCCGATCCGGCGGATATCCGCAGCTTTCAGACCTCCTGCGTGGCCACCTGCACCGCCAGCGGCGGGGAGGCGGCGCACTGCACCGCCACCTGCCGCTGCGTGTCGGACGACCTGAATCGGGCAGGCCTGTGGTCCGACTTCGTCCACGACCGGCTGACCGCGGACAGCGCCCGCAAGGTCGATGGCGTGATTCAGAGCTGCGGCAGCCGTTGA
- a CDS encoding YihY/virulence factor BrkB family protein, with protein MLGLSRRHRNQYPRVEMGGRGRSAVQPSDIPKAGWKDILWRTWEEQGKDNISIVAAGVAYYALFAIFPAIAALVSLYGLVFDPAGVEQQVSQLAGLLPPEALDVLRDQARNVASAPREGLGFGVLLGLALTLWSASRGTNSLITALNIAYGEEERRGFFWLAFLSLVLTLAGLVFVIMTLALIVAVPAAINFLGLRDTPIGWAASLARWPILAVAIVLALAVLYRYAPDRRQPKWRWVTWGSAIATGLWIIASVGFSVYVSNFGSYNQTYGSVGAGVVLLLWFNLTSYVILMGAELNAEIEHQTARDTTEEDGRGPKPMGHRDAYVADTVGKRRA; from the coding sequence ATGCTGGGATTGAGCCGTCGCCACCGCAATCAATATCCACGTGTCGAGATGGGGGGGCGGGGCCGATCAGCGGTTCAGCCTTCCGACATCCCAAAGGCTGGCTGGAAGGACATCCTCTGGCGCACCTGGGAGGAGCAGGGGAAGGACAACATCTCCATCGTGGCGGCGGGGGTGGCCTACTACGCCTTGTTCGCCATCTTCCCGGCAATCGCGGCGTTGGTATCGCTGTACGGACTTGTCTTCGACCCGGCGGGGGTGGAGCAACAGGTCAGCCAACTGGCCGGGCTGCTGCCGCCGGAGGCCCTGGACGTGCTGCGCGATCAGGCGCGCAATGTGGCATCGGCACCACGCGAAGGTCTGGGCTTCGGCGTTCTGCTCGGCCTTGCCCTGACGTTGTGGAGTGCGTCGCGCGGCACCAACTCGCTGATCACCGCCCTGAACATCGCCTACGGGGAGGAGGAGCGGCGCGGCTTCTTCTGGCTCGCCTTCCTATCGCTGGTGCTGACGCTGGCCGGGCTGGTGTTCGTAATCATGACTCTGGCGTTGATCGTGGCGGTTCCAGCGGCCATCAATTTTCTTGGCCTGCGTGACACCCCCATCGGCTGGGCCGCCAGCCTCGCGCGCTGGCCCATCCTCGCGGTGGCGATCGTGCTGGCGCTCGCCGTGCTGTACCGCTACGCCCCGGACCGGCGACAGCCGAAATGGCGCTGGGTGACTTGGGGATCGGCCATCGCCACGGGCCTGTGGATCATCGCCTCTGTGGGTTTTTCCGTCTATGTTTCGAACTTCGGCAGCTACAACCAGACCTACGGGTCGGTCGGGGCGGGCGTGGTGCTTCTGCTGTGGTTCAACCTGACGTCCTACGTGATCCTGATGGGGGCGGAGTTGAACGCGGAGATTGAACACCAGACCGCCCGCGACACCACGGAAGAGGATGGGCGCGGCCCCAAGCCGATGGGCCACCGGGACGCCTATGTCGCCGACACGGTGGGGAAACGGCGGGCGTAG
- the coaD gene encoding pantetheine-phosphate adenylyltransferase, with translation MAKRRIGVYPGTFDPITNGHMDIIQRASRLVDHLIVGVARNAGKGPLFSTDERVAMVREDVTALNNAGASIEVRAFDTLLMHFAVEVNATVIIRGLRAVSDFEYEFQMAGMNARLNPKIETMFLMASEKSQFISSRFVKEIGRLGGDIRGFVSGRVAEHLAERFALEAGNGDASKQVQTLKQ, from the coding sequence ATGGCCAAGCGCCGCATCGGTGTCTATCCCGGCACCTTCGACCCGATCACCAACGGGCACATGGACATCATCCAGCGGGCGTCGCGCCTCGTCGATCACCTGATCGTCGGCGTCGCCCGCAACGCCGGAAAAGGTCCGCTTTTCTCGACGGACGAGCGGGTGGCGATGGTCCGGGAGGACGTGACCGCCCTGAACAACGCCGGGGCCAGCATCGAAGTGCGGGCCTTCGACACGCTGCTGATGCATTTCGCGGTGGAGGTGAACGCCACCGTGATCATCCGCGGCCTGCGGGCGGTTTCAGACTTCGAGTACGAGTTCCAGATGGCGGGGATGAACGCCCGCCTGAACCCGAAGATCGAGACCATGTTCCTGATGGCCTCGGAGAAGAGCCAGTTCATTTCCTCCCGCTTCGTCAAGGAGATCGGGCGGCTGGGCGGCGACATCCGCGGCTTCGTCAGCGGCCGGGTGGCCGAGCATCTGGCCGAGCGCTTCGCCCTGGAGGCCGGCAACGGCGACGCCAGCAAGCAGGTGCAGACGCTCAAGCAGTAA